The DNA region TGCGGCAGGGTGAAAGTGGAGAGCTCTACGGCAACCGAAGCGCCGCCCGATCCGTCtcctggcccccccccccggggccggGCGGACGGGGCAGACCCACCCCGGCTCGGCATCCACTGCCGCCCGGCCGCTGAcatggggatggggggcgCATTTGTTAGCGCgggccccgtccgtccgtggcAGGACCGTGTCTTGCCCCCCACTGGCAGCGGCCCTGCTGATGACTGTTTGTCGCTGGCACTGtcgccccgccgcctcgctgcgccCTCCCCAAAAAATCGCCCACTCACTGTCACCAAACAATCACGACCcacgaccaccgccgccaaccaccaccaccagcacggctctcctcttcctcatccaGCGTCGCGCTCacccgccgcatcgccgcatcgccgccgccatgcaggGCTTCAACATGGGCCGGTACGTGCCCCCCGACCTGGAGGGCACGACCACGGGCAACCGCCTGCACGGCAAGAAGCAGCGCCGTCCCCCGTCGACAacatcgacatcgtcgtcggcacccgCGCCCACGGTCCGCTTCGAGATGCCCTTCGCCGTCTGGTGCGCCTCGTGCCCCAAGCCGACCCtcatcggccagggcgtgCGCTTCAACGCCCagaagcgccgcgccggcgcctacCTCTCCACGCCCGTCTGGTCCTTTCGCTTCCGCCACgccgactgcggcggcgccatcgagaTTCGCACCGACCCCCAGAACACGGcctacgtcgtcgtcgagggcggcatgcGGCGCGACACGGGTGAGGACCGGCAGCGtctccgcgacggcgacgatggcgacctcgtcgttctcctccccccctcctctgccgccgcccaggagcAGGAAGAGcaggcacgccgccgccgcaccgccttCGCCAAGCTCGAGCGCACCATCGAGGaccgcgagcagctccgccacgcgggcgagcgcatcgccggcctgctcgaggactCGGCCCGCCGCTGGGACGACCCCTACGCGCAGAACCAGCGCCTGCGCAGGGCGTTTCGCGCAAGGAGgaagcagcgcgaggcccgggccgccgacgacgacgccctgcgcgacCGCATGGGCCTGGCCATCGACCTCCTCCCGgagaccgacgacgacgcccgccgcgccgcgctcgtcgactttGGGGTTCCCGACGtgggtgacggcgacggttccgcggcgatggcgaagccgctctttgccgccgccgccaacaacaacaagaacatAAACAACaactcgccctcgtcgtcgtcggctactgctgcagctgcagcggcttcgtccccgtcatcgtcgtcgacagccgccgccgtcgtttcCGCCACgcgccgctcgacgacgacgacgacgagaaagCCCCTCAAGGCGGACGCAAAGGCGGCCAGGGACAGGGACGCGCTCCTCTCGACCCTCGTCACCAACACGCGCGCCGCAAAGGACCCCTTCCTccagacgacgtcgacccgGGACGCaaagccgctgccgccgccgaggctcCCTGTCAAGAGAAAGCGTGTGGTGGAGCCCGAGTCCGAGGCCGTGCCCGAACCGCCACCGACTGACGCCGcgcagtcgacgacgaaagCCGCCAGCGGGCTGGTGGATTACGACTCCGACTAAGTATTGCTTTTTTGTTTTGGAGTTTTTTGGGTGGGCGTTGGTGGGATCTTTCAACGGTTGCATCAGATAGCGTTTGGGGACCCGGATCACGGATTACATGGCACAGGAGCCCTGCCTCAGGACATTAGATGATACCCTCCCCTCGCGGGACCTTTCTTGTACGAGAACACGGCGTAAACGTTCAATTTATTCCTGTATGAACATGTGATGAGCGCGCATGGCCGTCAAGCCTGCAATTTGAACAGGCACGCTTCTTGACGCGGGAGCCTCACATCCTCCGCTAAACCAACTACCCAGTGAcgcggcagccgcaggcTTGTCCCGGTGTCGCAGTTCGAGCCGTGTAGCCGGCGTCAACTTGGCTACCAAAAAAATAAACGCAATCAACTTTGGCTTATGCAACTCCAACCGCTGTATAAAGCACGCCATTCCGTGCTGCTGTGCCAACAAGTTTTGCTACTACCAATCCGACGCCGTTGAAATGGGAACGCGGCGTAACTCGTGTCTTCCCCCCTGCATTCTCATACGTCGTCCATTTGACCGgcgggctcctcgtcctcgtcgttgtcgaagCTGGCGACCGAGgacatgtcgtcgtcgtcttcgctctccgcgccggcctcgtcggcggcatccttTGTCGCATACTTTTGGACGTACTCTGTGCACGTGTCAGCTCCATGcatggcatgcatgcattcGCGCACGCCCGGTCGGGGTTCGACGCATGCGTGGCTCACCCTTGACTTTGGCTTCGTAGCTTTTCGGCTCTCGTATCAGAAgagcggcggcctcgccgttgaGGGGGTCCGTCGGGTTCGGGTATCGCAGGAGCTGTGGTAGGAACACCTCGAAGATGTTGATCATGTCAAACATGGGCGACCAGGTCTGGTTGATGACGTCGAGGCACACGGAGCCGGACCTGGCAGAAAGAAATCGTCAACGGGCGCTTCGCCCTTTCTCGTGGGAGGTGGGGCGTACAACTCGTCAATGTTGGGGTGGAAGATGCGGTTCACGAATCCGATGCTCGGGCTCTTATACGGGTACGTATCCGGTAGTTCGACGTGGACCTTCCacaggccgccctcgaatGGCGCTGCCGTCTTGTCAGCGGTGCGACGATTCCTCGATTTTCGAAGGACATACTTTCTGCAGGTCCCTTGAACCTAACATAGAACTCTTGCCTGTCGCGGGTATGAGGATCGGTAGGGTGGGGGtcggtggcagcggccgcgggaCTTACACTGCGAATCGGTCAGCGCGGAAGAGGTCGGCAGGGTCGGGACTGCGCACTGTTATCGTTGACCAGAGTCACCTCGTAGTCGCTCATGAGCCTGCGCGTGTCAGTCCGGCCGAGGAGCCGTGTTGCGACGGCGGTTGTGCATACATTCTGCAGCACAAGTTAGCATCACAGTCGTATTGCAGCCcaacgcggcgccgcctacTTCATGACCTAGGAACATGCAACGTCAGCGGCACGCAACGACGTCTCCCGGAACAGCAAAATGCTGCACTCACATCTGTCTCGATCCTGCGCCGTGGGCTGCTCATGGTTGCGGCTGGGATCGGCTCCGCGGAtgtggggggagggggggaaggtgAGCGCTATCGCAGTGTCCAGGGGACCGCAAAGGCGCGACGTCACTCGTCGACCTGCTGGGCGGGCTACGGGGTCGTGGAAAGCGGTGTGCTCGGGGTAATGTGCTCCGTGTCGTCGGAGCCGGTAATAGCAGCAGGGAGGGGGGTGAGTAGGAAGAAGAGATCCCCGGGCGAAAAGAAGCAGAACAGGATTTGCGTCGACGCTGCACGCAGTATGGTATTCAAGACGATTATGAGTTGAGGTTTGAGGATGGTTCGGGGGGAAAGAGGACGACAGGGTGGGACAAGGAGGGGAGTCGCCAAGTGATGGACGGCTGGCGACGCCTGAGGGCGGGAGTCACGGGGGGTGCGGGGACCTGCGCTGGGGCTCCATGGCCTGGAACCAGCGGGAAATGCGCTAAACCTTGGCGGACTTtgggcgccgtctccgctGCAAATCGTGGAtaccacctcacctcacgGCCCCCGAGGTGCGGGTACAGACGCGGACTGGGCtatgtactgtactgtacttggagcgccgcgcctcctACGTGGGACATGTTGTCATTCATACCTTACCGTtgcccagcccgcccccgGCTTGCGTTAGTACCTTCCCATTTTACTTGCCCCAACggagaagaggcggcggccaccggCTCGTTGCGCCATAACATGGGACCTCCTTTTGCGCCATCGACCCAACGGCGGctggttggctggctggctggcggacCGATGGACGGAGGATTCAGGCGACTTGTGGCAACAGCACAGGTAGAGGCAcagcatacatacatacatatcTCGACCGTTCGTCGCAGTCCTGACTCGAGCGGGACGAGAGAACCCTGTCGGTCTCCttgccgtggcggcgcggtacGGGCCctgacacacacacacacacacacacgcacgctCCCCCCTGCCGGAGTGACTGACTGATGGCAGCGCAGTCGGCGACGCACCTCACGCGCCCACTCGTCGGATcaggccgccaccacccttCCAGGCGCAGATCCCAGGGGCCGGCCCTGTCAATCAGGCGCTCGCGGCAGTTGTGGCATGAAAAAGCGAAgtgcgacgatgatggcagTATTTTTTGACAGATGCACACGACCCAGCTTACTAGTACTAAGGTTACCATACCGCCCGTAATAACTCTCTGCGACCACAATAAATGAATCCTGCAGCTCGGCTGGGGTAGGTAGGACAAAGGCACAAAAGGTGCGCGCGGATTCTGGTGCAacaaggtacgaagtaatACAGTATAGGCAGCCGCATGGGAACACCAGCACAGCGCAAGACATcacccgctcgctcgctcgcacgctCGCACATCGCGGGCCACACCATCAAGGTGTGTTGCGGacttatatattactttagCAAGAtgcacgtacgtactacgtatGTACGATCGCGAATGTAGGGGACCGGGAACCGAGAGAATCACATTCGCAGGGCCTCACGCGACCAAGAAGCAAACCAACATCGCCTTGCCTCGCTGACTCATCACCGTTGTCATCGTACGGGGTAACTAGGTATTACAGTATAAATGCTCAAAGCGTGTTACGGTGGCCCAAGGCCGAGCCATCAGGGAAATGGGGATGCCTCGGCCCATTCATTCACATTCTTTCGCCTcccccgtccatccgtccgaGCCCCCTCcgaaccccccctcccaatCGGCGCGCCCGTGCCCTCCAGGGCTGCTGTGCGCCAGTCCCCCAGCCCAGGAGCACCCGACAGCAGTAACCACCACCGCCTGAAAAGTGCACTGTGAACTGTCGGGTACCCCCTGGGCACTCGCTGCCAGCTGAATGCCCCTCCTCTAGTAGCACCTGTACTGAGCAGATGCCCCGCGCCGTACCACCCTCG from Purpureocillium takamizusanense chromosome 3, complete sequence includes:
- the saf4 gene encoding Protein saf4 (COG:K~EggNog:ENOG503NUV9) gives rise to the protein MQGFNMGRYVPPDLEGTTTGNRLHGKKQRRPPSTTSTSSSAPAPTVRFEMPFAVWCASCPKPTLIGQGVRFNAQKRRAGAYLSTPVWSFRFRHADCGGAIEIRTDPQNTAYVVVEGGMRRDTGEDRQRLRDGDDGDLVVLLPPSSAAAQEQEEQARRRRTAFAKLERTIEDREQLRHAGERIAGLLEDSARRWDDPYAQNQRLRRAFRARRKQREARAADDDALRDRMGLAIDLLPETDDDARRAALVDFGVPDVGDGDGSAAMAKPLFAAAANNNKNINNNSPSSSSATAAAAAASSPSSSSTAAAVVSATRRSTTTTTRKPLKADAKAARDRDALLSTLVTNTRAAKDPFLQTTSTRDAKPLPPPRLPVKRKRVVEPESEAVPEPPPTDAAQSTTKAASGLVDYDSD
- the ubc8 gene encoding E2 ubiquitin-conjugating enzyme (COG:O~BUSCO:EOG09264Z1B~EggNog:ENOG503NUH5), which gives rise to MSSPRRRIETDVMKMYAQPPPDPADLFRADRFAVQEFYVRFKGPAETPFEGGLWKVHVELPDTYPYKSPSIGFVNRIFHPNIDELSGSVCLDVINQTWSPMFDMINIFEVFLPQLLRYPNPTDPLNGEAAALLIREPKSYEAKVKEYVQKYATKDAADEAGAESEDDDDMSSVASFDNDEDEEPAGQMDDV